The following coding sequences are from one Cercospora beticola chromosome 4, complete sequence window:
- a CDS encoding uncharacterized protein (MEROPS:MER0000364~BUSCO:EOG09260J8F), which yields MKWSSLLPTLLAATACAADAPRRIRDYETFDYYAVHIRPGQDPETAAREIGLEYDGPLGELDDHYIFRTADRKHDYDHITTLKADLKRRRRKREAGADAPHVLDSVRLSKKQELHKRFPLEKRNAPSLDYLNKILRQGNFGGGAQFDEAAVAQQNEVALNLSITDPIFREQWHLFNNIEVGHDINVTGVWMDGVTGNGSTVCIVDDGLDFHSNDLKDSYFAAGSWDYNDPGPDPLPRLSDDRHGTRCAGEISAVKNDVCGVGVAYGGRVAGVRILSKVISDADEAEAMIYAYQQNHIYSCSWGPPDDGTAMEAPGILIRRALVQGVQKGRGGLGSIYVFAIGNGAANDDNCNFDGYTNSIYSVSVGGIDRKGLHPYYSEKCSAQLVVTYSSGSGDAIHTTDVGADKCYVNHGGTSAAGPLVAGIYALMLEVNPKLTWRDFQWITVLNAVKLDQGDDWQMNKAIGREFSHQYGYGKADAWAFVEAAKNWTNVKPQAWYFSPWLHVKQAIPEGQDGLASTFEVTEEHLKEANLERVEHVTVTMNVKHTRRGDLSVDLISPSGIKSEIATHRRNDNARSGYVDWTFMTVAHWGESGVGKWTVIVKDTRKNSHQGTFIDWHFKLWGESIDGEKQALLPMPTDHDDDNHDVYVVPTQTATAHTTSVAHPTDAHGAPIGNPTDHPNRPTKPKPIATAPAAQDTPGAVEGDEPTSVADEDTNSFLPSKWPTFGVSRKTIYWIYGAAFLILTFLMALAVWMLCVRRKRRRLGDLGEFEMVEQDDPDESAPLAGKGRASGKPRNKGKDLYNAFAEGSDTDEAEAFDIGTDDEDDHENFGEGSSSGNSRGSTDRAHPARNERYRDEDPEKVGLDT from the coding sequence ATGAAGTGGTCGAGTCTCCTTCCCACATTGCTGGCTGCCACAGCTTGCGCAGCAGACGCTCCACGACGGATACGCGATTACGAGACATTCGATTACTATGCAGTACACATTCGGCCTGGGCAGGACCCCGAGACAGCCGCCAGAGAAATCGGCCTCGAGTACGACGGGCCCCTGGGCGAGCTGGACGACCACTACATCTTCCGCACCGCAGACCGGAAACACGATTACGATCACATCACCACACTCAAGGCCGACCTCaaaaggcggcggcggaaacGAGAAGCTGGCGCCGACGCCCCACATGTCCTCGACTCTGTGCGgctatcgaagaagcaagagctGCACAAACGATTTCCCCTCGAGAAGCGAAATGCCCCTTCGCTAGACTACCTCAACAAGATACTCCGACAGGGCAACTTCGGTGGGGGAGCGCAGTTTGACGAAGCCGCTGTTGCGCAGCAGAATGAGGTGGCCTTGAACTTGAGCATCACCGATCCCATATTCAGAGAGCAATGGCATCTGTTCAACAATATTGAAGTGGGACACGACATCAACGTCACCGGCGTGTGGATGGATGGCGTCACTGGAAATGGCAGCACAGTCTGTATCGTAGACGATGGTCTCGATTTCCACAGCAACGACTTGAAAGACAGCTACTTCGCCGCCGGTAGCTGGGATTACAACGATCCTGGGCCAGATCCCCTCCCCAGACTCTCTGACGATCGACACGGGACAAGATGTGCTGGCGAGATCTCTGCCGTGAAGAACGACGTGTGTGGTGTCGGCGTGGCATACGGCGGACGCGTTGCTGGCGTTCGTATCCTTAGTAAAGTCATCTCCGACGCCGACGAAGCCGAGGCGATGATTTACGCGTACCAGCAAAACCACATCTACTCGTGTTCATGGGGCCCGCCGGATGATGGAACCGCGATGGAGGCGCCTGGCATTCTGATCCGGAGAGCCCTGGTTCAGGGTGTGCAAAAAGGTCGTGGTGGCCTGGGCAGCATTTACgtcttcgccattggcaaTGGAGCCGCCAACGATGATAACTGCAACTTTGACGGCTACACGAATTCCATCTATTCTGTCAGTGTCGGAGGCATCGATCGCAAAGGTCTGCACCCGTACTACAGCGAAAAGTGCTCAGCACAACTGGTCGTGACCTACTCCTCAGGCTCTGGCGATGCCATCCACACTACTGATGTCGGTGCGGACAAGTGCTACGTGAATCACGGTGgcacgtctgctgctggtccTCTCGTCGCAGGAATCTACGCTCTTATGCTCGAGGTAAATCCAAAGCTTACCTGGAGAGACTTCCAGTGGATCACTGTCCTCAACGCTGTCAAGCTTGACCAAGGCGATGACTGGCAAATGAACAAGGCCATCGGTCGCGAGTTCAGCCATCAATACGGTTACGGCAAGGCAGATGCGTGGGCTTTCGTTGAGGCGGCGAAGAATTGGACCAACGTGAAACCACAGGCATGGTACTTCAGTCCATGGCTGCATGTCAAGCAAGCCATTCCCGAAGGCCAGGATGGATTGGCATCGACTTTCGAGGTGACCGAGGAGCACTTGAAGGAGGCCAACCTCGAGCGTGTCGAGCACGTAACTGTGACTATGAACGTCAAACACACGCGCCGCGGTGATCTGTCTGTTGACTTGATCAGTCCATCTGGGATCAAATCCGAAATTGCTACCCATCGTCGAAACGATAACGCACGAAGCGGCTACGTCGACTGGACCTTCATGACTGTGGCACACTGGGGTGAGTCGGGTGTTGGAAAATGGACTGTCATCGTCAAGGACACTCGCAAGAACTCCCACCAGGGCACTTTCATTGATTGGCACTTCAAGCTCTGGGGTGAGTCGATCGACGGCGAGAAACAGGCTCTCCTGCCCATGCCAACAGACCACGATGATGACAATCACGATGTCTACGTTGTCCCGACCCAAACGGCGACTGCTCACACGACATCCGTCGCTCACCCCACCGATGCCCACGGCGCACCGATTGGCAACCCCACTGATCATCCAAACCGTCCTACGAAGCCGAAGCCTATCGCCACCGcgccagcagcgcaagaCACTCCGGGCGCAGTGGAGGGCGACGAGCCAACATCCGTTGCAGATGAGGACACAAACTCCTTCCTTCCGTCCAAATGGCCGACATTTGGGGTATCACGCAAGACGATTTATTGGATTTATGGTGCAGCATTCCTCATTCTGACGTTCCTGATGGCTCTCGCTGTCTGGATGCTCTGTGTCCGACGTAAGCGACGCAGACTGGGAGACTTGGGCGAGTTCGAGATGGTCGAACAGGACGATCCAGACGAGTCGGCACCGCTCGCAGGCAAAGGCCGCGCCAGCGGCAAGCCACGTAATAAGGGCAAAGACCTCTACAATGCATTCGCTGAGGGCAGCGACACAGATGAGGCCGAGGCCTTTGATATCGGaactgatgatgaagatgaccaCGAGAACTTTGGCGAAGGAAGCTCGAGTGGCAACAGCAGAGGCAGCACGGACAGAGCGCATCCGGCCAGAAATGAAAGGTATAGAGACGAGGACCCTGAAAAGGTCGGGCTCGACACATGA
- a CDS encoding uncharacterized protein (MEROPS:MER0033259), whose protein sequence is MRVSSLLPFASTALCAAVWETLPPTPALPAPISEARTAINGVQLWSQKYNEAAGGIPIVFIAGGLGYSAYFGDVISRVSKKHYVIAVDRRGHGRSTYLPTDFTGFEQFAKDTVDLLRTQGVEKAYWLGWSDGAITTFAGLLDPAINPTIEKAFAFAGSQKPSDTNATFGDTQIFSEFVARCGTEYAQLQPTANFTDFALKVQTLEGTQPNWSDAKLATIDGKKVTIAEAQYDEAVNSGVPFHQHQVIKGSGYVKFTDVSHFAPLQDPDQFAKAVFDWVG, encoded by the coding sequence ATGCGCGTCTCAAGTCTTCTTCCATTCGCCAGCACGGCGCTCTGCGCAGCAGTATGGGAGACCCTTCCGCCAACTCCAGCTCTTCCGGCTCCAATTAGCGAAGCTAGGACAGCAATCAACGGGGTCCAGCTCTGGTCGCAGAAGTACAATGAAGCTGCTGGCGGGATCCCGATCGTCTTTATCGCAGGTGGTCTAGGCTACTCCGCGTACTTCGGCGATGTAATCTCCAGAGTGTCGAAGAAGCACTATGTCATCGCAGTCGACCGTCGTGGCCATGGACGTTCCACCTATTTGCCAACAGACTTCACTGGCTTCGAGCAATTCGCCAAAGACACCGTCGATCTCCTCCGTACTCAAGGCGTTGAGAAGGCATACTGGCTCGGCTGGAGCGACGGCGCCATCACGACCTTCGCAGGACTTCTGGATCCTGCTATCAACCCTACCATTGAGAAGGCATTCGCTTTCGCGGGCTCGCAGAAACCTTCTGATACAAATGCCACATTCGGCGATACACAGATTTTCTCGGAATTTGTTGCCCGCTGCGGAACGGAGTATGCTCAACTTCAACCAACAGCAAACTTCACGGATTTCGCGTTGAAGGTTCAGACGTTGGAAGGCACGCAGCCTAACTGGTCGGATGCGAAGTTAGCGACTatcgatggcaagaaggtgACTATCGCGGAGGCGCAATATGATGAGGCGGTGAACAGTGGTGTGCCTTTCCATCAGCATCAAGTGATCAAGGGGAGTGGATATGTGAAGTTCACGGATGTGAGCCATTTTGCGCCGCTGCAGGACCCGGACCAGTTCGCCAAAGCTGTTTTCGACTGGGTTGGCTAA